One part of the Microlunatus elymi genome encodes these proteins:
- a CDS encoding phosphotransferase family protein, whose product MSEREVRSPSDRSPSDRSPSDVDRRQHLATLHSAWATPLNVVAAVVGEVTKAPIVDSRRIVEGEQNEVYDVTLDQAPSVIVRISHTGSEAHDREAWVLGQCAVRGIRAPRVHAVRRVEVCSEFRSVMVTEKLPGVRLADLDPDDVDVRRVLEEVGAWLKQLHTIPVRGLGNLDGSGVGTFETLDEWLANVTTQARLFEDAGRSVGLEPTTIRGWLREILDSLRGASPRMTMSHNDLLAVHVLVHDGRLSGIIDFGVAAAEPAANDFAKWSFREGARFPVEWIQAGYGDPGLFEPPNDRSYRALWLLHGLWYLRHYYVTGFPAGVRAGRDRLLSRPGR is encoded by the coding sequence ATGTCGGAGCGCGAAGTCAGGTCACCATCCGACAGGTCTCCGTCCGACCGGTCTCCATCCGATGTGGACCGCAGGCAGCACCTGGCCACGCTGCACAGCGCGTGGGCGACGCCGCTGAACGTGGTGGCGGCTGTGGTCGGCGAGGTGACGAAAGCGCCGATCGTGGACTCCCGCCGCATCGTCGAGGGCGAGCAGAACGAGGTCTACGACGTCACCCTGGACCAAGCCCCATCGGTGATCGTACGGATCTCGCACACCGGATCCGAGGCGCACGACCGGGAGGCGTGGGTTCTCGGCCAGTGTGCGGTGCGGGGCATTCGGGCGCCTCGGGTTCACGCTGTTCGTCGCGTCGAGGTTTGCAGCGAGTTTCGGTCCGTGATGGTGACGGAGAAGCTGCCGGGTGTGCGGCTCGCCGACCTTGATCCGGACGACGTCGACGTTCGTCGCGTGCTGGAAGAGGTTGGAGCGTGGCTGAAGCAGCTCCACACCATCCCGGTACGAGGCCTCGGCAACCTCGACGGCTCAGGCGTCGGTACGTTCGAGACGTTGGATGAGTGGCTGGCCAACGTGACCACCCAGGCGAGACTGTTCGAGGACGCCGGCCGATCGGTCGGACTCGAACCGACGACGATCCGAGGATGGCTCCGCGAGATCCTCGACTCGCTCCGGGGAGCCTCACCCCGGATGACGATGAGCCACAACGACCTCCTCGCCGTTCACGTCCTGGTACATGACGGGAGGTTGTCGGGGATCATCGACTTCGGCGTGGCCGCAGCCGAACCTGCGGCGAACGACTTCGCCAAGTGGTCATTCCGAGAAGGGGCCCGTTTCCCGGTCGAATGGATCCAGGCCGGCTACGGCGACCCCGGCTTGTTCGAGCCGCCGAACGACCGCAGCTACCGCGCGCTCTGGCTCCTTCACGGACT
- a CDS encoding EamA family transporter produces the protein MSLTAALVLASALLHAIWNTAAKSVGDRWVSSALMGCGYLIAGLVTVLLRPSPDPESWPFLITSAILQVVYLLLLTSAYQHGDMSRLYPLIRGLDPLLVTIVALTVLGERISGWALFGIGMLCAGLAVLALGRGLPRRGDGIGLAVLTGCCIAAYSLVDGIGVRHSGEAIGYAGWMFVIQAPLLIITARWRGGADLVPRMRPHAIKGIVGGLLSFLTYGIVVWAQNRMPLSMVAALRETGVVWAVLLGAVLLRERLSRRGVIAAGLALAGAMLVDLT, from the coding sequence ATGAGTCTGACCGCGGCGCTGGTGTTGGCCAGCGCCTTGCTGCACGCGATCTGGAACACCGCCGCGAAGTCGGTCGGCGATCGGTGGGTGTCGAGTGCCCTGATGGGCTGCGGCTACCTGATCGCCGGCTTGGTCACGGTGTTACTGCGGCCGTCGCCGGACCCCGAGTCCTGGCCGTTTCTGATCACCTCGGCGATCCTGCAGGTGGTCTATCTGCTGTTGCTCACCAGCGCCTACCAGCACGGCGACATGAGCCGGCTCTATCCGCTCATCCGCGGGCTGGATCCCTTGCTGGTAACGATTGTGGCGCTGACCGTGCTCGGCGAGCGGATCAGCGGCTGGGCGCTGTTCGGGATCGGCATGCTGTGCGCGGGACTGGCGGTTCTGGCCCTCGGTCGAGGACTGCCCCGGCGCGGTGACGGGATCGGCCTGGCGGTGCTGACCGGCTGCTGCATCGCCGCGTACAGCCTGGTGGACGGGATCGGAGTCCGGCACAGTGGTGAGGCGATCGGCTACGCCGGCTGGATGTTCGTCATCCAGGCGCCGTTGTTGATCATCACGGCTCGCTGGCGAGGCGGTGCTGATCTTGTCCCGCGGATGCGGCCACACGCGATCAAGGGCATCGTCGGCGGCCTGCTTTCCTTTCTCACGTACGGAATCGTGGTCTGGGCGCAGAACCGGATGCCGCTGTCGATGGTGGCCGCGCTGCGCGAGACCGGCGTGGTCTGGGCCGTCCTGCTGGGCGCGGTCCTCCTGCGAGAACGGCTCAGCCGCCGCGGCGTGATCGCCGCCGGACTCGCCCTGGCCGGCGCCATGCTGGTCGACCTGACCTGA
- a CDS encoding alkaline phosphatase family protein, which translates to MDHVSGGPMFADGGFVPVPSTDGESPEGLDALDEQVTRRAEEFIAGHDSSQGSLLVCYLGAPDEIAHAHGTGPLYDESIARADARVVRLLAAIGARPEEEWTVIAVTDHGHVDAGGHGGDSDEERTAWIAARGPFTRVLGTGVVPEGLEQADVAAHAMATLRINDAAWAHMTGRPFDLPRASVEAGTTGAARE; encoded by the coding sequence GTGGACCACGTCAGTGGCGGGCCGATGTTCGCCGACGGCGGCTTCGTACCCGTTCCGTCGACCGACGGTGAATCGCCGGAGGGCCTGGACGCGCTGGACGAGCAGGTCACCCGACGGGCCGAGGAATTCATCGCCGGTCACGACAGCAGTCAAGGCAGCCTGCTGGTCTGCTACCTCGGCGCACCGGACGAGATCGCGCATGCCCACGGCACCGGTCCGCTGTACGACGAGTCGATTGCCCGGGCCGACGCTCGGGTCGTGCGGCTGTTGGCAGCCATCGGCGCGCGGCCCGAGGAGGAGTGGACGGTGATCGCGGTCACCGACCACGGCCACGTCGACGCCGGCGGGCACGGTGGCGACAGCGACGAGGAGCGCACCGCCTGGATCGCTGCCCGCGGCCCGTTCACCCGGGTGCTCGGCACCGGCGTGGTACCCGAGGGCCTCGAGCAGGCCGACGTCGCTGCTCACGCGATGGCCACCCTGCGGATCAACGATGCTGCCTGGGCGCACATGACCGGCCGACCGTTCGACCTGCCGCGGGCGAGCGTTGAGGCGGGGACGACGGGCGCAGCGCGCGAATGA
- a CDS encoding LysR substrate-binding domain-containing protein encodes MINLAHLRAFHAVAEAGSFTAAARQLQISQPTLSEQVRALENRYQVMLFDRSGRTARLTRLGRDLYEVTGRLARAEAAAERLLSDSAELRSGELRIAADAPVHAMPLFAELERRHPGLRVSLSSGNSEKVMADLLEHEADVAITADPGSHPGICAEPLMRNDLVAVVPSDHRFADRDAITGEELVGERLILREPQSMTRRRLAQALAAVHLEPADVVTVDSREAVHVAVREGLGVGVSAVREVPDDPRIVAVQVSGIDLSLTQYLACARDLRERQPIRTVFEIAHRVIGDPRSTAPTSQSA; translated from the coding sequence ATGATCAATCTGGCGCACCTGCGCGCCTTCCATGCGGTTGCCGAGGCGGGCAGCTTCACCGCCGCTGCCCGGCAGCTGCAGATCAGCCAACCCACGCTGTCGGAGCAGGTCCGGGCGCTGGAGAACCGCTACCAGGTGATGCTGTTCGACCGCAGCGGGCGGACCGCACGACTGACTCGACTGGGCCGCGACCTGTACGAGGTCACCGGCCGACTCGCCCGCGCCGAGGCCGCGGCCGAACGACTGCTCTCGGACTCGGCCGAGCTCCGATCCGGCGAGTTGCGGATCGCCGCCGACGCGCCCGTGCACGCGATGCCGCTGTTCGCCGAATTGGAACGCCGGCACCCGGGGCTGCGGGTGAGCCTGAGCTCGGGCAACTCGGAGAAGGTGATGGCCGACCTGCTGGAGCACGAGGCCGACGTCGCCATCACCGCCGATCCGGGCTCGCACCCCGGGATCTGTGCCGAGCCGCTGATGCGCAACGACCTGGTCGCCGTCGTCCCGTCGGATCACCGCTTCGCCGACCGGGACGCGATCACCGGTGAGGAACTCGTCGGCGAACGACTGATCCTGCGCGAACCGCAGTCGATGACCCGACGCCGGCTCGCCCAGGCCCTGGCCGCGGTGCACCTCGAACCGGCCGACGTGGTCACCGTGGACAGTCGCGAGGCCGTGCACGTCGCCGTACGCGAGGGGCTGGGAGTCGGCGTCAGCGCCGTACGGGAGGTCCCCGACGATCCCCGCATCGTCGCCGTTCAGGTCAGCGGCATCGACCTCTCCCTGACCCAATACCTGGCCTGCGCGCGGGACCTGCGTGAGCGGCAGCCGATCCGCACCGTCTTCGAGATCGCCCACCGCGTGATCGGCGACCCTCGATCCACGGCACCCACCAGCCAGTCGGCATGA
- the rpoB gene encoding DNA-directed RNA polymerase subunit beta produces MAASRTASSHSKKSPISASGRISFAKIDEPLEVPNLLDLQTRSFDWLVGNDVWKARVEADLAAGRTDVNTKSGLEEVFEELSPIEDFSQTMSLSFRDYRFEPPKYSVEECKERDVNYAASLFVTAEFMNNETGEIKSQTVFIGDFPLMTDKGTFIVNGTERVVVSQLVRSPGVYFEQTPDKTSDKEIFTAKIIPSRGAWLEFEIDKRDTVGVRLDRKRKQNVTVLLKALGWTDAQILEEFGEYESMRLTLEKDHTSTQDEALLDIYRKLRPGEPPTREAAQTLLENYYFNPKRYDLAKVGRYKINKKLGVGLPFDQQVLTIDDIVATIKFVVALHEGKETLPAADGSELVVEEDDIDHFGNRRLRTVGELVQNQLRTGLSRMERVVRDRMTTQDVEAITPQTLINVRPVTAALREFFGTSQLSQFMDDTNPLAGLTHKRRLSALGPGGLSRDRAGMEVRDVHTSHYGRMCPIETPEGPNIGLIGSLASFARVNAFGFIETPYRKVVDGVVTDQIDYLTADEEDRFDVAQANAKVDENGKFLEERVLVRKRHGDTDEIKADEVDYIDVSPRQMVSVATAMIPFLEHDDASRALMGSNMQRQAVPLVKSEAPFVGTGMEYRGAVDAADVTTAKAAGVVQSVTADLVEVAQDDGNYRVYKLEKFQRSNHGTCINQRPLVSAGQRVEVGTPIADGPCTDGGEMSLGRNLLVAFMPWEGLNYEDAIILNQRLVQDDVLTSIHIEEHEVDARDTKLGAEEITRDIPNVSEEMLADLDERGIVRIGAEVGTGDILVGKVTPKGETELTPEERLLRAIFGEKAREVRDTSLKVPHGESGTVIGVRVFDRESDDELSPGVNQLVRVYVAQKRKIQDGDKLAGRHGNKGVISKILPSEDMPFLEDGTPVDIILNPMGVPSRMNVGQVLETHLGWVGKQGWDVEGVDEPWAERLRSVGLTHVPGDSRLATPVFDGATEGEITGLLGHTLPNQDGNRMVNSDGKARLFDGRSGEPFPDPVGVGYIYMLKLHHLVDDKIHARSTGPYSMITQQPLGGKAQFGGQRFGEMEVWALEAYGAAWALQELLTIKSDDIPGRVKVYEAIVKGENIPEPGIPESFKVLVKEMKSLCLNVEVLSSDGTEVELRDSDEDTYRASDEFGIDLSRRPGADLGVEEV; encoded by the coding sequence TTGGCCGCCTCGCGCACTGCCTCATCCCACTCCAAGAAGTCGCCAATCTCGGCTTCCGGCCGCATCTCATTCGCCAAGATCGACGAACCGCTCGAAGTTCCGAATCTGCTGGATCTGCAGACCCGGTCCTTCGACTGGCTGGTCGGAAACGACGTGTGGAAGGCACGCGTCGAGGCGGATCTGGCCGCAGGACGTACCGACGTCAACACCAAGTCCGGTCTCGAAGAGGTCTTCGAGGAGCTGTCCCCGATCGAGGACTTCTCCCAGACCATGTCGCTGTCGTTCCGCGACTACCGCTTCGAGCCGCCGAAGTACTCGGTGGAGGAGTGCAAGGAGCGCGACGTCAACTACGCCGCATCCCTCTTCGTGACCGCCGAGTTCATGAACAACGAGACCGGTGAGATCAAGAGCCAGACCGTCTTCATCGGTGATTTCCCGCTGATGACGGACAAGGGGACCTTCATCGTCAACGGCACCGAGCGTGTCGTGGTGTCCCAGCTCGTCCGGTCCCCGGGTGTCTACTTCGAGCAGACCCCGGACAAGACCTCCGACAAGGAGATTTTCACCGCCAAGATCATCCCGTCCCGGGGTGCCTGGCTGGAGTTCGAGATCGACAAGCGCGACACCGTCGGTGTCCGGCTGGACCGCAAGCGCAAGCAGAACGTCACCGTGCTGCTGAAGGCGCTCGGCTGGACCGACGCGCAGATCCTGGAGGAGTTCGGCGAGTACGAGTCCATGCGGCTCACCCTGGAGAAGGACCACACCTCCACCCAGGACGAGGCGCTGCTGGACATCTACCGCAAGCTCCGTCCGGGCGAGCCGCCGACCCGCGAGGCCGCCCAGACCCTGCTGGAGAACTACTACTTCAATCCGAAGCGGTACGACCTGGCCAAGGTCGGTCGGTACAAGATCAACAAGAAGCTGGGCGTCGGGCTGCCGTTCGACCAGCAGGTGCTGACCATCGACGACATCGTCGCCACCATCAAGTTCGTGGTCGCGCTGCACGAGGGCAAGGAGACCCTACCCGCGGCCGACGGCAGCGAACTGGTGGTCGAAGAGGACGACATCGATCACTTCGGCAACCGCCGGCTGCGGACCGTCGGCGAGCTGGTGCAGAACCAGCTGCGTACCGGTCTGTCCCGGATGGAGCGCGTTGTCCGAGACCGGATGACCACCCAGGACGTCGAGGCCATCACCCCGCAGACGTTGATCAACGTCCGCCCGGTGACCGCGGCGCTGCGGGAGTTCTTCGGCACCTCCCAGCTGTCCCAGTTCATGGACGACACCAACCCGCTGGCCGGGTTGACCCACAAGCGCCGGTTGTCGGCGCTGGGTCCGGGTGGTCTGTCCCGTGACCGGGCCGGCATGGAGGTCCGTGACGTGCACACCTCGCACTACGGCCGGATGTGCCCGATCGAGACCCCGGAAGGCCCGAACATTGGCCTGATCGGCTCGCTCGCCTCCTTCGCCCGGGTGAACGCCTTCGGCTTCATCGAGACCCCGTACCGCAAGGTCGTCGACGGCGTGGTTACCGACCAGATCGACTACCTGACCGCCGACGAGGAAGATCGTTTCGACGTCGCCCAGGCCAACGCCAAGGTGGACGAGAACGGCAAGTTCCTTGAGGAGCGGGTGCTGGTCCGCAAGCGGCACGGCGACACCGACGAGATCAAGGCCGACGAGGTCGATTACATCGACGTCTCGCCGCGGCAGATGGTCTCGGTGGCCACCGCGATGATCCCGTTCCTGGAGCACGACGACGCCTCCCGTGCGTTGATGGGCTCCAACATGCAGCGCCAGGCGGTGCCGCTGGTCAAGTCTGAGGCGCCGTTCGTCGGCACCGGGATGGAGTACCGCGGTGCGGTCGACGCGGCCGACGTCACCACGGCGAAGGCCGCCGGTGTGGTCCAGTCCGTCACCGCCGACCTGGTCGAGGTCGCGCAGGACGACGGCAACTACCGGGTCTACAAGCTGGAGAAGTTCCAGCGGTCCAACCACGGCACCTGCATCAACCAGCGTCCGCTGGTCTCCGCCGGTCAGCGGGTCGAGGTCGGTACGCCGATCGCCGACGGTCCCTGCACCGACGGTGGCGAGATGTCGCTGGGCCGCAACCTGCTGGTCGCCTTCATGCCCTGGGAGGGTCTGAACTACGAGGACGCGATCATCCTCAACCAGCGGCTGGTCCAGGACGACGTCCTCACCTCGATCCACATCGAGGAGCACGAGGTCGACGCCCGCGACACCAAGCTCGGTGCCGAGGAGATCACCCGCGACATCCCGAACGTCAGCGAGGAGATGCTGGCCGACCTGGATGAGCGCGGCATCGTCCGGATCGGTGCCGAGGTCGGCACCGGCGACATCCTGGTCGGCAAGGTCACCCCGAAGGGCGAGACCGAGCTGACGCCGGAGGAGCGACTGCTGCGGGCGATCTTCGGTGAGAAGGCCCGTGAGGTCCGCGACACCTCGCTGAAGGTCCCGCACGGCGAGTCCGGCACCGTGATCGGTGTGCGCGTCTTCGACCGCGAGTCCGACGACGAGTTGTCCCCGGGCGTCAACCAGCTGGTCCGGGTGTACGTGGCCCAGAAGCGGAAGATCCAGGACGGCGACAAGCTCGCCGGCCGGCACGGCAACAAGGGCGTCATCTCCAAGATCCTGCCGAGCGAGGACATGCCGTTCCTGGAGGATGGGACCCCGGTCGATATCATCCTGAACCCGATGGGCGTGCCGAGCCGGATGAACGTCGGTCAGGTGCTGGAGACCCACCTCGGTTGGGTCGGCAAGCAGGGCTGGGACGTCGAGGGCGTCGACGAGCCCTGGGCCGAGCGGCTGCGTTCGGTCGGTCTGACCCACGTGCCGGGTGATTCCCGGTTGGCGACGCCGGTGTTCGACGGCGCGACCGAGGGCGAGATCACCGGTCTGCTCGGGCACACGCTGCCCAACCAGGACGGCAATCGGATGGTCAACTCCGACGGCAAGGCGCGGCTGTTCGACGGCCGCTCCGGTGAGCCGTTCCCGGATCCGGTGGGTGTCGGCTACATCTACATGTTGAAGCTGCACCACCTGGTCGACGACAAGATCCACGCTCGCTCGACCGGCCCGTACTCGATGATCACCCAGCAGCCGCTCGGTGGTAAGGCGCAGTTCGGTGGCCAGCGGTTCGGCGAGATGGAGGTCTGGGCCCTGGAGGCGTACGGCGCTGCCTGGGCTCTGCAGGAGCTGCTGACCATCAAGTCCGACGACATCCCGGGCCGGGTCAAGGTGTACGAGGCCATCGTCAAGGGCGAGAACATCCCCGAACCGGGCATCCCCGAGTCGTTCAAGGTGCTGGTGAAGGAGATGAAGTCCCTCTGCCTGAATGTCGAGGTGCTGAGCTCCGACGGGACCGAGGTGGAGCTGCGGGATTCCGATGAGGACACCTACCGCGCCTCCGACGAGTTCGGTATCGACCTGTCGCGCCGTCCCGGCGCCGACCTCGGAGTCGAAGAAGTCTGA
- a CDS encoding DNA-directed RNA polymerase subunit beta' → MLDVNFFDTIRIGLASADEIRAWSFGEVKKPETINYRTLKPERDGLFCEKIFGPTRDWECYCGKYKRVRFKGIICERCGVEVTRSKVRRERMGHIELAAPVTHIWYFKGVPSRLGYLLDIAPKDLEKVIYFAAYMITSVDDEARHRDLSSLEAKIDTERKQLEGRRDSDIETRMKKLETDMAQLEAEGAKSDVKRKVREGAEREVKQLRDRAQRELDRLDAVWTRFKNLKVQDLEGDEILYREMKNRFGKYFEGSMGADAIQKRLQTFDLHAEAANLRETIQTGKGQRKTRALKRLKVVSAFLSTRNAADAMVLDCVPVIPPDLRPMVQLDGGRFATSDLNDLYRRVINRNNRLKRLLDLGAPEIIVNNEKRMLQEAVDSLFDNGRRGRPVTGPGNRPLKSISDMLKGKQGRFRQNLLGKRVDYSGRSVIVVGPQLKLHQCGLPKAMALELFKPFVMKRLDDLNHAQNIKSAKRMVERQRPVVWDVLEEVIAEHPVLLNRAPTLHRLGIQAFEPQLIEGKAIQIHPLVCTAFNADFDGDQMAVHLPLSAEAQAEARILMLSTNNILKPADGRPVTMPTQDMIIGGYYLTMDRDDVEGAGRVFGSVAEAQMAFDLHEIAVQAPVKIRMRDIVPPAGAELRPDGTILLDTTLGRALFNEALPDDYPFVNGEVGKKQLGAIVNDLAERYPKSEVATCLDNLKELGFHWATRSGVTVSIGDVSTPADKVEILSDYEARAEKVDTQYDRGLITEDERRQELIEIWTDATSVLGQAMEKNFSKTNPIYMMVHSGARGNMVQMRQIAAMRGLVVNPKGEIIARPIKSNFREGLTVLEYFNSTHGGRKGQADTALRTADSGYLTRRLVDVSQDVIIREEDCGTERGLNKIIAIEENGKLVADEHVETAVYARTLAVDVLDSDGNVLLPAGVDLGDVNIKLLIENGINTVKVRSVLTCEAATGTCAMCYGRSLASGKLVDVGEAVGIVAAQSIGEPGTQLTMRTFHTGGVAGDDITQGLPRVVELFEARTPKGKAPIAETAGRIEVEDGDRSRKLIITPDDGSDKIEIAVSRRVRMLVDEGDHVEVGQQLTAGTPDPQDVLRILGVRKVQEHLVEEVQTVYRTQGAEIHEKHIEIIIRQMLRRVTVIESGDSELLAGDLVDRPSYEAANRKVVAEGGTPASGRPVLMGITKASLATESWLSAASFQETTKVLTDAAIHGKSDSLVGLKENVILGKLIPAGTGLERYRNIRVEPTAEARAQAYSMVGYDPFDYDFGTGSGAAVPLEEFDIGGDYR, encoded by the coding sequence GTGCTCGATGTGAACTTCTTCGACACGATCCGGATCGGTCTGGCCAGCGCCGACGAGATCCGGGCCTGGTCGTTCGGCGAGGTCAAGAAGCCGGAGACCATCAACTACCGCACCCTGAAGCCGGAGCGGGACGGGCTGTTCTGCGAGAAGATCTTCGGTCCCACCCGGGACTGGGAGTGCTACTGCGGCAAGTACAAGCGGGTCCGCTTCAAGGGCATCATCTGTGAGCGCTGCGGCGTCGAGGTGACCCGTTCCAAGGTCCGCCGCGAGCGGATGGGCCACATCGAACTGGCCGCCCCGGTCACCCACATCTGGTACTTCAAGGGTGTTCCGAGCCGCCTGGGCTACCTGCTGGACATCGCCCCGAAGGACCTGGAGAAGGTCATCTACTTCGCGGCGTACATGATCACCTCGGTCGACGACGAGGCGCGGCACCGCGACCTGTCGTCGCTGGAGGCCAAGATCGACACCGAGCGCAAGCAGCTCGAGGGCCGCCGGGACTCAGACATCGAGACCCGGATGAAGAAGCTCGAAACCGACATGGCCCAGCTCGAGGCCGAGGGCGCCAAGTCCGACGTCAAGCGCAAGGTCCGTGAGGGTGCCGAGCGTGAGGTCAAGCAGCTGCGCGACCGGGCCCAGCGTGAGCTGGACCGGCTGGACGCGGTCTGGACCCGGTTCAAGAACCTCAAGGTCCAAGACCTCGAGGGCGACGAGATCCTCTACCGGGAGATGAAGAACCGGTTCGGCAAGTACTTCGAGGGCTCGATGGGTGCCGACGCGATCCAGAAGCGCCTGCAGACCTTCGACCTGCACGCCGAGGCGGCCAACCTGCGCGAGACCATTCAGACCGGCAAGGGCCAGCGCAAGACCCGCGCCCTGAAGCGGCTGAAGGTGGTGTCGGCGTTCCTGTCGACCCGCAACGCGGCCGACGCGATGGTGCTGGACTGCGTCCCGGTCATCCCGCCGGATCTGCGGCCGATGGTTCAGCTCGACGGTGGCCGGTTCGCCACCTCTGACCTGAACGATCTGTACCGCAGGGTGATCAACCGGAACAACCGGCTGAAGCGGCTTCTTGATCTTGGTGCGCCCGAGATCATCGTCAACAACGAGAAGCGGATGCTGCAGGAGGCCGTCGACTCGCTGTTCGACAACGGCCGCCGCGGCCGTCCGGTCACCGGGCCGGGCAACCGTCCGCTGAAGTCGATCTCGGACATGCTCAAGGGCAAGCAGGGCCGGTTCCGGCAGAACCTGCTCGGCAAGCGCGTCGACTACTCCGGCCGTTCGGTCATCGTGGTCGGCCCGCAGCTGAAGCTGCACCAGTGCGGTCTGCCGAAGGCGATGGCGCTGGAGCTGTTCAAGCCGTTCGTGATGAAGCGGCTGGACGACCTGAACCACGCGCAGAACATCAAGTCCGCCAAGCGGATGGTGGAGCGTCAGCGACCGGTCGTCTGGGACGTCCTAGAAGAGGTCATCGCCGAGCATCCGGTGCTGCTGAACCGCGCACCGACCCTGCACCGGCTGGGCATCCAGGCGTTCGAGCCGCAGCTGATCGAGGGCAAGGCCATTCAGATCCACCCGTTGGTGTGTACGGCGTTCAACGCCGACTTCGACGGTGACCAGATGGCCGTACACCTGCCGCTGAGCGCGGAGGCCCAGGCCGAGGCCCGGATCCTGATGTTGTCGACCAACAACATCCTGAAGCCGGCCGACGGACGTCCGGTGACCATGCCGACCCAGGACATGATCATCGGCGGCTACTACCTGACCATGGACCGCGACGACGTCGAGGGCGCCGGTCGGGTGTTCGGTTCGGTGGCCGAGGCGCAGATGGCCTTCGACCTGCACGAGATCGCAGTCCAGGCGCCGGTGAAGATCCGGATGCGGGACATCGTTCCGCCGGCCGGAGCCGAGCTGCGCCCCGACGGCACCATCCTGCTGGACACCACACTCGGCCGGGCGCTGTTCAACGAGGCGCTGCCGGACGACTACCCGTTCGTCAACGGCGAGGTGGGCAAGAAGCAGCTGGGCGCGATCGTCAACGATCTGGCCGAGCGCTACCCGAAGTCCGAGGTGGCGACCTGCCTGGACAACCTGAAGGAACTCGGCTTCCACTGGGCCACCCGGTCCGGTGTCACCGTGTCCATCGGTGACGTCTCCACCCCGGCCGACAAGGTCGAGATCCTGTCCGACTACGAGGCTCGGGCGGAGAAGGTCGACACCCAGTACGACCGCGGCCTGATCACCGAGGACGAGCGGCGCCAGGAACTGATCGAGATCTGGACCGACGCCACCAGCGTGCTCGGGCAGGCCATGGAGAAGAACTTCTCCAAGACCAACCCGATCTACATGATGGTGCACTCGGGTGCTCGCGGAAACATGGTGCAGATGCGGCAGATCGCCGCCATGCGTGGCCTGGTGGTGAACCCGAAGGGCGAGATCATCGCCCGGCCGATCAAGTCCAACTTCCGTGAGGGTCTGACCGTGTTGGAGTACTTCAACTCCACTCACGGTGGTCGTAAGGGCCAGGCCGACACCGCGCTGCGGACCGCCGACTCGGGTTACCTGACCCGGCGTCTGGTGGACGTCAGCCAGGACGTGATCATCCGCGAGGAGGATTGCGGCACCGAGCGGGGTCTGAACAAGATCATCGCGATCGAGGAGAACGGCAAGCTGGTCGCCGACGAGCACGTCGAGACCGCGGTGTACGCCCGGACGCTGGCTGTCGACGTACTGGACTCCGACGGCAACGTGCTGCTGCCGGCCGGAGTTGATCTTGGTGACGTCAACATCAAGCTGCTGATCGAGAACGGCATCAACACGGTCAAGGTGCGCAGCGTCCTCACCTGTGAGGCCGCCACCGGCACCTGCGCCATGTGCTACGGCAGGTCGCTGGCCAGCGGCAAGCTGGTCGACGTCGGCGAGGCTGTCGGTATCGTCGCGGCCCAGTCCATCGGTGAGCCGGGGACCCAGCTGACCATGCGGACCTTCCACACCGGTGGTGTCGCGGGTGATGACATCACCCAGGGTCTGCCGCGTGTGGTCGAGTTGTTCGAGGCTCGTACCCCGAAGGGCAAGGCGCCGATCGCCGAGACCGCCGGCCGGATCGAGGTCGAGGACGGTGATCGTTCGCGGAAGTTGATCATCACCCCCGACGACGGGTCGGACAAGATCGAGATCGCGGTCAGCCGCCGGGTGCGGATGCTGGTCGACGAGGGTGATCATGTCGAGGTCGGGCAGCAGCTGACCGCAGGTACGCCGGATCCTCAGGACGTGCTGCGCATCCTCGGTGTCCGCAAGGTGCAGGAGCACCTGGTGGAAGAGGTGCAGACCGTGTACCGCACGCAGGGTGCGGAGATCCACGAGAAGCACATCGAGATCATCATCCGGCAGATGCTGCGCCGGGTGACGGTGATCGAGTCCGGCGACTCCGAGCTGCTGGCCGGCGACCTGGTCGACCGTCCGTCGTACGAGGCTGCCAACCGCAAGGTGGTTGCCGAGGGCGGG